Proteins from one Bradyrhizobium amphicarpaeae genomic window:
- a CDS encoding GlcG/HbpS family heme-binding protein, whose protein sequence is MADLTLDTARKILDAAFAKAGELKLKPLVVTILDARGVLKLAAAQDGTSLMRGEIAHGKAYGALALGMGSRALFQRAQEQAYFIDAVNTIARGALVPVPGGVLIMDGTTLLGAVGVSGDTSDNDEACAVAGIQAAGLKANAG, encoded by the coding sequence ATGGCTGACCTCACCCTCGACACCGCCCGCAAGATCCTCGACGCCGCCTTCGCGAAGGCCGGCGAACTCAAGCTCAAGCCGCTGGTCGTCACCATCCTCGACGCGCGCGGCGTGCTCAAGCTCGCCGCGGCGCAGGACGGCACCAGCCTGATGCGCGGCGAGATCGCGCACGGCAAGGCCTATGGCGCGCTCGCGTTGGGCATGGGCTCGCGCGCCCTGTTCCAGCGCGCCCAGGAGCAGGCCTATTTCATCGACGCCGTGAACACCATCGCCAGGGGCGCGCTGGTGCCGGTCCCCGGCGGCGTGCTGATCATGGACGGCACGACCCTGCTCGGCGCCGTCGGCGTCTCCGGCGACACCTCCGACAATGACGAGGCCTGCGCGGTGGCCGGTATCCAGGCGGCGGGGCTGAAGGCAAACGCTGGGTGA
- a CDS encoding helix-turn-helix domain-containing protein yields the protein MFNPQRMSLARKRRRLSSKGFAELIGMSPVTVTRLEKANNEPEPATVDLIAEALGFPRDFFFGEDVDELSKESASFRSMTSMTAKERDAALASGSLAYLLADYVTAKFNLPEPKLIDLSHERDPAAAARTVRQVWALGEQPISNMIKLLESKGVRVFSLAENTKTVDAFSCWRNDIPYIFLNTFKSAERSRLDAAHELAHLILHKHGAPRQSRDAEIEANSFASSFLMPKADVRSRLPFVARLDELVVAKKRWGVSTAALAYRLHKLGVLSDWQYRTFCIQINQRGFATQEPNSLPREESVIWKKVFTDLWADRISKRQVAADLHLPPDELENLVFGLTGPTAPPERAKGPPNLKAVQ from the coding sequence ATGTTCAATCCGCAGAGAATGAGCCTCGCCCGGAAACGGCGACGGCTCAGCAGCAAGGGATTCGCTGAACTAATCGGCATGTCGCCGGTAACAGTGACGCGCTTGGAGAAAGCGAACAACGAGCCGGAGCCGGCGACTGTCGACCTGATCGCCGAGGCGCTAGGCTTCCCGCGAGATTTTTTCTTTGGTGAAGACGTAGACGAACTGTCAAAGGAGTCTGCCAGCTTCCGCAGCATGACGTCGATGACGGCCAAGGAACGGGACGCGGCGCTCGCATCCGGTTCGCTGGCCTACCTGTTGGCGGACTACGTCACCGCCAAGTTCAATTTGCCGGAGCCAAAGCTCATTGATCTGTCTCATGAGCGGGACCCAGCGGCAGCGGCGCGGACGGTCCGCCAAGTATGGGCGCTGGGCGAACAGCCAATCAGCAACATGATCAAGCTCTTGGAATCGAAGGGCGTCCGTGTCTTCTCGCTAGCGGAGAACACCAAGACTGTGGACGCCTTCTCCTGCTGGCGTAATGATATCCCATACATCTTCCTGAACACGTTCAAGTCAGCTGAGCGGAGCCGTCTTGATGCCGCACATGAGCTAGCTCATTTGATTCTGCATAAGCATGGTGCGCCGCGCCAAAGCCGTGATGCTGAAATTGAAGCGAATAGTTTTGCGTCGTCGTTCTTGATGCCGAAGGCAGACGTGAGATCGCGCTTACCGTTCGTGGCAAGACTGGACGAGCTTGTTGTCGCCAAGAAGCGCTGGGGTGTGTCTACAGCGGCGCTGGCCTATCGCCTGCACAAGCTCGGTGTCCTGAGCGATTGGCAGTACCGAACGTTCTGTATCCAGATTAATCAGAGAGGGTTCGCGACCCAGGAACCGAATAGCCTCCCACGCGAAGAGTCGGTTATATGGAAGAAGGTGTTTACCGATCTTTGGGCTGACCGGATTTCGAAGCGACAGGTTGCCGCCGATCTGCACCTCCCGCCGGATGAACTGGAAAACTTGGTGTTTGGGCTGACCGGGCCGACTGCGCCACCAGAACGAGCCAAGGGGCCGCCAAACCTTAAAGCGGTACAATGA
- a CDS encoding FAD-binding and (Fe-S)-binding domain-containing protein — translation MAAEVAGKSPESAQKDGLAARLAREITGDVLFDPFSRGRYATDASFYQIVPAGVVVPKTTDEALLALAIARDEGRKVTPRGGGTSQCGQTVNDGIVVDLSKHLNRILSLDVEGRTCVVEPGIVLDDLNRQLKKHGLWFPVDVSTASRATIGGMAGNNSCGGRSLRYGTMRDNTLSMEAALADGTLNRYGEVSRDLSDLDPTDSARALFRDMLDLGAREADEIVARFPKVQRRVGGYNLDALTPRNARNNMAHLLVGSEGTLAFTTKVELKLWPVIRNKVLGVCHFGSFYEAMDAAQHLVKLKPIAVELVDRTMLALGRDIAMFKPIINAAIKGDPDAVLVVEFAEEDQADNLVRLKQLGELMGDLGFGSTNDKRKWGGVVEITEPALQSGIADFRAAGLNVMMSMKQEGKPVSFVEDCAVPLPHLADYTARLNEVFARHGTSGTMYAHASEGCLHVRPVLNLKLDKDVKAMRAIAEEAFALVREYKGSHSGEHGDGLVRSEFHETMFGERLVADFREVKQRFDPDGTLNPGKIVDAPRMDDRSLFRFKPGYRVGDLDTKLDWSAWPGAGGGFQGAVEMCNNNGACRKLEGGVMCPSYRATRNEKDVTRGRANSLRLAISGQLGPGALSSDEMMETLKLCVSCKACRHECPTGVDMAKMKIEVLAARAASHGLTLRDRLVGYLPRYAGLASRLAPLANLRNRSPLLRKLFERFAGISARRALPAFRSDVFAPAAEVVGPVDGREVVLFADTFNRIYERENLDAALRVLAGGGYRVHLPKPARGSRPLCCGRTFLSAGLVDEARVELDRLVAAFAPFAARGVPIVGLEPSCLLTLRDELASLRKDDDAKAVGAHALTFEEFLVREAEAGRLQLPLGTIADKAVVHGHCHQKSFGAFKPVEQVLRLVPGLAVETIESSCCGMAGAFGYGADTYDASIEMAELSLLPAVRRADRTTLIVADGTSCRHQIHDGTKREALHVARVLAMSLDRTENLSTSTAAKETSHG, via the coding sequence ATGGCGGCGGAAGTGGCTGGAAAATCACCGGAATCGGCCCAAAAGGATGGCCTGGCTGCACGTCTGGCCCGGGAAATCACCGGCGATGTCCTGTTCGACCCCTTCAGCCGTGGCCGCTACGCCACCGATGCCTCGTTCTACCAGATCGTGCCGGCAGGCGTGGTGGTCCCCAAGACCACGGACGAGGCCTTGCTGGCGCTGGCGATTGCCCGTGACGAGGGCCGCAAGGTCACCCCGCGCGGTGGCGGCACCTCGCAATGCGGCCAGACCGTCAATGACGGGATCGTGGTCGATTTGTCGAAGCACCTGAACCGCATCCTGTCGCTCGACGTCGAGGGCCGGACCTGTGTGGTCGAGCCCGGCATCGTGCTCGACGATCTCAACCGCCAGCTCAAAAAGCACGGCCTGTGGTTTCCGGTCGACGTCTCGACGGCCTCGCGCGCCACCATCGGCGGCATGGCCGGCAACAATTCCTGCGGCGGCCGTTCCTTGCGCTACGGCACGATGCGCGACAACACGCTGTCGATGGAAGCGGCGCTGGCCGACGGCACGCTGAACCGTTACGGCGAGGTCTCGCGCGATCTCTCCGATCTCGACCCCACCGACAGCGCACGCGCCCTGTTTCGCGACATGCTCGATCTCGGCGCTCGCGAAGCCGACGAGATCGTTGCGCGCTTTCCCAAGGTGCAGCGCCGCGTCGGCGGCTACAATCTCGATGCGCTGACCCCGCGCAATGCGCGCAACAACATGGCGCATCTGCTGGTCGGCTCGGAAGGCACGCTGGCCTTCACCACCAAGGTCGAACTGAAGCTGTGGCCCGTGATCCGCAACAAGGTGCTGGGCGTTTGCCATTTCGGCAGCTTCTACGAAGCGATGGACGCGGCCCAGCACCTCGTCAAGCTCAAGCCGATCGCGGTCGAACTGGTCGACCGCACCATGCTCGCGCTCGGCCGCGACATAGCGATGTTCAAGCCGATCATCAATGCGGCGATCAAGGGCGATCCGGACGCCGTGCTGGTGGTGGAGTTCGCCGAAGAGGACCAGGCCGACAATCTCGTACGCCTGAAGCAACTCGGCGAGCTGATGGGCGACCTCGGCTTTGGCTCGACCAACGACAAGCGCAAATGGGGCGGCGTGGTCGAAATCACCGAGCCTGCGCTGCAGAGCGGTATCGCCGATTTCCGCGCCGCCGGCCTCAACGTCATGATGTCGATGAAGCAGGAGGGCAAGCCGGTCTCCTTCGTCGAGGACTGCGCCGTGCCACTGCCGCATCTCGCCGACTACACTGCGCGGCTGAACGAAGTCTTCGCCAGGCACGGCACCAGCGGCACGATGTACGCGCACGCCTCCGAGGGCTGCCTGCACGTGCGACCGGTGCTGAATTTGAAGCTGGACAAGGACGTCAAGGCGATGCGCGCCATCGCCGAAGAGGCATTCGCGCTGGTGCGCGAATACAAGGGCTCGCATTCCGGCGAGCACGGCGACGGCCTGGTGCGCTCCGAATTCCACGAGACCATGTTCGGCGAACGCCTCGTCGCCGACTTTCGCGAGGTGAAGCAGCGCTTCGATCCCGACGGCACGCTCAATCCGGGCAAGATCGTCGATGCGCCCAGGATGGACGACCGCTCGCTGTTCCGGTTCAAGCCCGGCTATCGCGTCGGCGACCTCGACACCAAACTCGACTGGTCGGCCTGGCCCGGCGCCGGCGGCGGCTTCCAGGGCGCGGTCGAGATGTGCAACAACAACGGCGCCTGTCGCAAGCTCGAAGGCGGCGTGATGTGCCCGTCCTATCGCGCCACGCGCAACGAGAAGGACGTCACGCGAGGACGTGCGAACAGCTTGCGGCTCGCGATCTCCGGCCAGCTCGGCCCCGGCGCGCTGTCGTCCGACGAGATGATGGAGACGCTCAAGCTCTGTGTCTCCTGCAAGGCCTGCCGTCATGAGTGCCCGACCGGCGTCGACATGGCCAAGATGAAGATCGAGGTGCTGGCCGCGCGCGCCGCCTCTCACGGCCTGACATTGCGCGACCGCCTGGTCGGTTACCTCCCGCGCTATGCCGGCCTCGCATCGCGGCTGGCGCCGCTCGCCAATTTGCGCAATCGCAGCCCGCTGTTGCGAAAGCTGTTCGAGCGCTTTGCCGGCATCAGCGCACGCCGCGCTCTGCCCGCGTTCCGCAGCGACGTGTTTGCGCCGGCGGCTGAAGTGGTTGGACCTGTTGATGGCCGCGAGGTCGTGCTGTTCGCCGACACCTTCAATCGCATCTATGAGCGCGAGAACCTCGACGCCGCCTTGCGGGTGCTCGCGGGCGGCGGTTATCGCGTGCACCTGCCGAAGCCGGCGCGCGGCAGCCGGCCGCTTTGCTGCGGCCGCACCTTCCTTTCCGCCGGTCTCGTCGATGAAGCCAGGGTCGAGCTCGACCGTCTGGTGGCCGCGTTTGCGCCCTTTGCCGCGCGTGGCGTGCCGATCGTCGGGTTGGAGCCGAGCTGCCTGTTGACGCTGCGCGACGAGCTCGCTTCGCTGCGCAAGGACGACGACGCCAAGGCGGTCGGCGCCCACGCGCTGACTTTCGAGGAATTCCTGGTGCGCGAGGCCGAGGCCGGACGGCTGCAGCTGCCGCTCGGCACCATCGCCGACAAGGCTGTCGTCCACGGCCATTGCCATCAAAAATCCTTCGGCGCCTTCAAGCCGGTCGAGCAGGTGCTGCGTCTTGTCCCAGGACTTGCCGTCGAGACCATCGAGTCGAGCTGCTGCGGCATGGCGGGCGCGTTCGGCTACGGCGCGGATACCTATGATGCCTCGATCGAGATGGCGGAGCTGTCGCTGCTGCCCGCGGTGCGGCGCGCGGACCGGACGACGCTGATCGTTGCCGACGGCACCTCCTGCCGACACCAGATCCATGACGGCACGAAGCGCGAGGCGCTTCACGTCGCGCGCGTGCTGGCGATGAGCCTCGATCGCACTGAAAACCTGTCTACCTCAACCGCTGCAAAGGAAACCAGCCATGGCTGA
- a CDS encoding enoyl-CoA hydratase/isomerase family protein, with protein sequence MNAPTTANEDLLYSVTDGIARITFNRPQARNAMTFAMYDRMAEICQEINADRSIKALILTGAGDKAFASGTDISQFRAFKTAQDALDYEARIDRVLGTLEQCRVPVIAAIAGACTGGGAGIAACCDLRIGTETTRMGFPIARTLGNCLSMSNISRVVALVGPARTKDMIFKARLVEAPEALALGLLNEIVPDVETLQRRADETAKLVASHAPLTLEATKEAVRRIRRTLSREEGEDLILKAYMSEDFREGMDAFLNKRTPVWKGK encoded by the coding sequence ATGAACGCACCGACGACTGCCAACGAAGACCTGCTCTACTCCGTCACGGACGGCATCGCGCGGATCACCTTCAATCGCCCGCAGGCGCGCAACGCCATGACCTTCGCCATGTATGATCGCATGGCGGAGATCTGCCAGGAGATCAACGCCGACCGCTCGATCAAGGCGCTGATCCTGACTGGCGCCGGCGACAAGGCTTTCGCCTCCGGCACCGACATTTCCCAGTTCCGCGCTTTCAAGACCGCGCAGGACGCGCTCGACTACGAGGCGCGGATCGACCGCGTGCTCGGCACGCTCGAGCAGTGCCGCGTGCCCGTTATCGCTGCCATCGCCGGCGCCTGCACCGGCGGCGGCGCCGGCATCGCGGCCTGCTGCGACCTGCGCATCGGCACCGAGACGACGCGGATGGGCTTTCCGATCGCGCGCACGCTCGGCAACTGCCTGTCGATGTCCAACATCAGCCGTGTCGTCGCGCTGGTCGGTCCCGCCCGTACCAAGGATATGATCTTCAAGGCGCGCCTCGTCGAGGCGCCGGAAGCACTGGCGCTCGGCCTGCTCAACGAAATCGTGCCCGATGTCGAGACGCTGCAGCGCCGCGCCGACGAGACCGCAAAGCTCGTTGCCAGCCACGCGCCGCTGACGCTGGAGGCGACCAAGGAAGCGGTGCGCCGTATTCGGCGCACGCTGTCGCGTGAAGAGGGCGAGGACCTGATCCTGAAAGCCTATATGAGCGAAGATTTTCGCGAGGGCATGGACGCCTTCCTCAACAAGCGCACGCCGGTCTGGAAGGGCAAGTAG
- a CDS encoding beta strand repeat-containing protein: MTNHTPVFTSSSATGSFTEFANLNDSTTLHTLSGTMSFKDSDRTDTHTTSATLHSAVVSGGTVVPAASLAHFQTAMQSQILSDSNGSGQLKWNFSDQDQDFDFLAKNQTLVLTYDVKILDNHGGFAIQTVKITITGTDDKPVMNMTTAATVTEQTNQTLSLSPDTVHVALNFTDDDLANTGHTATVIGVSASGATAGLLPGPFGNAELMSFYHVDNVVKTSGSATGTINTTFAAPDLAFDYLSAGQHLDITYTVQLDDHAGGISTQTVTVTVVGTNDKPLFLSCPESAALVEDQNVDPSGNLTAHDSLLFTDIDLADAHTVSTTVTATRSGGGAIPLTNAQLLAAFGTALQDSTGHLIGEVDWNFALSNSSTNFLNGGETLKLVYHVAVDDGHGGSTTQDVTITILGVNHPVAITSSPESSTVAEQDATTGSPVPDTTPTIPAGTLAFTDQDTSDTHTVTVTLNSSSGPTPPAATQADLAAALTTTLHDSTGTGTGSIDWNFAIADNDLDYLAFNETLTVTYNIKVADGSTSSTQTVSVVITGANDAPVVTSGPGSASLSEQPGVTGSQTPDTTSPVPTGTLSFDDVDLSDTHSVSVVLNSAVWSANSFAAPAQTLVDLQSALATVLHDSTGTGTGSVDWTFGIPDADLDFLSVGETLTVQYDVNVWDGFVNSVQTVTVTIDGAADPLVLTPLTIAASDTAGPDAGAGIANGAIFDITQPVDQSTPRTITEVNGSAANVGHSVVGAHGTLVLNADGSYGYVADASVDALLAGDNVTDQFTFTVDDGQGHQASTTITFDIAGANDNPLVTAANLSGAVTEDAGPPVILNGDFETGNLANWTVSGGHIHVAQLEFGGSFGHYSVELLPTSSPETLSQNIATTPGQHYFVSFDVIGDPESVSSPLTVSWDGATILSLGNVPAGVNHYSFDLLGDGALSSTLLQFTYNNHDTGMILDSVNVSPATGPATESTAGSLSFSDAETGDTHSASFVPIDSFYVGTFSLDPVSEAGGTGSLAWHFTVDNADIQFLAEGQTLTQDYLVTIADNNGGSTTQDVTVTINGTNDAPAAVGETVITDVGANATVLIPGWALASNDTDPDTIDHLSLGGITASSGGSAFAFGDASFTDDASLGGLFSYTISDGTTSSNAATATIVNNAAGASALTGTGGDDILIATNGSETMSGGGGNDVLIATNGGHAMTGGGGNDTFAFLQPSGPSTIGDFNNTTEHDRIAVSASGFGGGLTAGMDVTFETSGDDAFSGFSQFHFDTGNQTLYYSADGTQGAAVALVSVQNGALLNQHDILVV, encoded by the coding sequence ATGACCAACCATACGCCGGTTTTCACCTCGTCATCCGCGACGGGCAGCTTCACCGAATTTGCCAACCTCAACGATTCAACCACGCTGCACACGCTGTCCGGGACGATGAGCTTCAAGGACAGCGACAGGACCGACACCCATACGACGTCGGCGACGCTGCATTCCGCGGTGGTCTCGGGGGGAACGGTCGTCCCGGCGGCCTCGCTTGCGCATTTCCAGACCGCGATGCAATCGCAGATCCTGAGCGATTCAAACGGCTCGGGCCAGCTCAAATGGAATTTCAGCGACCAGGACCAGGATTTCGACTTCCTGGCCAAGAACCAGACTCTGGTTCTGACCTATGACGTCAAGATCCTCGACAACCACGGCGGCTTCGCGATCCAGACCGTCAAGATCACCATCACCGGTACCGACGACAAGCCGGTGATGAACATGACCACGGCGGCGACCGTCACCGAGCAGACCAATCAGACGCTGTCGCTCTCGCCCGACACTGTTCACGTCGCGCTCAACTTCACCGATGACGACCTCGCAAACACCGGGCACACCGCGACAGTGATCGGCGTCTCCGCCTCCGGCGCTACTGCGGGCCTGTTGCCGGGCCCGTTCGGCAACGCCGAGCTGATGTCGTTCTATCACGTCGACAACGTCGTCAAGACGTCCGGCTCCGCGACCGGCACCATCAACACCACCTTCGCCGCGCCCGATCTCGCCTTCGACTATCTTTCGGCGGGCCAGCATCTCGACATCACCTACACGGTGCAGCTCGACGACCATGCCGGCGGGATCTCGACGCAGACGGTCACCGTGACGGTGGTCGGCACCAACGACAAGCCGCTATTCCTGTCGTGCCCGGAGTCCGCTGCTCTCGTCGAGGATCAGAATGTCGATCCGAGCGGCAATCTCACTGCGCATGACAGCTTGCTCTTCACCGACATCGATCTTGCCGACGCGCATACCGTCTCGACGACGGTCACCGCGACCCGTTCAGGTGGGGGCGCGATCCCCCTGACCAATGCGCAATTGCTGGCTGCGTTCGGCACCGCGCTCCAGGATTCGACCGGCCACCTGATCGGGGAGGTCGATTGGAATTTTGCGCTATCCAATTCCTCGACCAATTTCCTCAACGGCGGCGAGACGCTCAAGCTCGTCTATCACGTTGCGGTCGACGACGGTCACGGCGGCTCCACGACCCAGGACGTCACCATCACTATCCTCGGCGTCAACCATCCCGTAGCAATAACGAGCAGTCCGGAATCCTCCACCGTCGCCGAGCAGGACGCCACCACGGGCTCCCCCGTTCCGGATACGACGCCGACGATCCCGGCGGGCACGCTCGCCTTCACCGATCAGGACACCAGCGATACGCACACGGTGACGGTCACGCTGAATTCGAGTTCAGGGCCGACGCCGCCCGCCGCGACGCAGGCGGATCTCGCAGCGGCGCTGACGACGACACTGCACGATTCCACGGGCACCGGGACCGGCAGCATCGACTGGAACTTTGCCATCGCGGACAACGATCTCGACTATCTCGCGTTCAACGAGACGCTGACGGTAACCTACAACATCAAGGTCGCGGACGGCTCGACCAGTTCGACGCAGACCGTTTCCGTCGTCATCACCGGCGCCAACGACGCGCCGGTGGTCACCAGCGGACCGGGATCAGCGTCACTGTCCGAGCAGCCCGGTGTGACCGGATCGCAGACGCCGGACACCACCAGCCCGGTGCCGACGGGGACGCTGAGCTTCGACGACGTCGATCTGTCGGATACGCATTCGGTCAGCGTCGTGCTGAATTCGGCGGTGTGGTCGGCCAATAGCTTTGCCGCCCCGGCACAGACGCTGGTGGACCTTCAATCGGCGCTCGCAACGGTCCTGCATGATTCCACGGGCACCGGCACCGGCAGCGTCGATTGGACTTTCGGCATTCCCGACGCCGATCTCGACTTCCTGAGCGTCGGCGAGACCCTGACGGTGCAATACGACGTCAATGTCTGGGACGGCTTTGTCAATTCGGTCCAGACCGTCACCGTGACCATCGACGGCGCGGCCGATCCGCTGGTCCTGACGCCGCTGACGATCGCGGCATCCGATACCGCCGGCCCGGATGCAGGCGCGGGAATCGCAAACGGTGCCATCTTCGACATCACGCAACCGGTCGACCAGAGCACGCCGCGGACCATCACCGAGGTCAACGGCAGCGCCGCCAATGTCGGCCATTCGGTCGTCGGCGCGCATGGAACGCTGGTGCTCAACGCCGACGGCTCCTACGGCTATGTCGCGGATGCGTCGGTTGACGCGCTGCTCGCCGGCGACAACGTCACCGACCAGTTCACCTTCACGGTCGATGACGGCCAGGGCCACCAGGCCTCGACCACGATCACCTTCGACATCGCCGGCGCCAACGACAATCCGCTCGTCACCGCGGCCAATCTCAGCGGAGCGGTCACCGAGGATGCCGGCCCGCCGGTGATCCTCAACGGCGATTTCGAGACCGGCAATCTCGCCAATTGGACGGTGAGTGGCGGCCACATCCACGTCGCGCAGCTCGAGTTCGGCGGCAGTTTCGGCCATTACTCGGTCGAGCTGTTGCCGACGAGCAGTCCGGAAACGCTGTCGCAGAACATCGCGACCACGCCCGGCCAGCACTATTTCGTCAGCTTCGACGTCATCGGCGATCCCGAGAGCGTCAGTTCGCCGCTTACGGTGTCGTGGGACGGCGCCACGATCCTGTCGCTCGGCAACGTGCCGGCCGGCGTCAACCATTATTCCTTCGATCTGCTCGGCGACGGCGCGTTGTCGTCCACGCTGCTGCAGTTCACCTACAACAACCATGACACCGGGATGATCCTCGATTCCGTCAACGTCAGCCCGGCGACGGGACCCGCTACCGAATCGACGGCGGGCTCGCTGTCGTTCTCCGATGCCGAGACAGGGGACACGCACAGCGCGAGCTTCGTGCCGATCGACAGCTTCTATGTCGGCACGTTCTCGCTCGATCCGGTCAGCGAGGCCGGCGGCACGGGATCGCTGGCCTGGCACTTCACGGTCGACAATGCCGACATCCAGTTCCTGGCCGAGGGGCAGACATTGACCCAGGACTATCTGGTGACGATCGCCGACAACAATGGCGGCTCGACCACGCAGGATGTTACCGTCACCATCAACGGCACCAACGATGCGCCGGCAGCGGTCGGCGAAACCGTGATCACCGATGTCGGTGCGAACGCGACGGTCCTGATCCCCGGCTGGGCTCTCGCCTCGAACGACACCGACCCCGACACCATCGACCATCTTTCGCTCGGCGGCATCACGGCAAGCTCTGGGGGCAGTGCCTTCGCGTTCGGAGATGCCTCCTTCACCGACGACGCGTCGCTCGGCGGCTTGTTCAGTTACACCATCTCCGATGGGACGACCTCGTCCAATGCGGCCACGGCAACGATCGTCAACAACGCGGCCGGCGCGAGCGCGCTGACCGGGACGGGCGGCGATGACATCCTGATCGCGACCAACGGGAGCGAGACGATGAGCGGGGGCGGCGGCAACGACGTGCTGATCGCAACAAACGGCGGCCATGCGATGACCGGCGGGGGCGGCAACGACACCTTCGCCTTCCTCCAGCCATCCGGTCCGAGCACGATCGGCGACTTCAACAACACCACCGAGCACGACCGCATCGCCGTCTCCGCGAGCGGATTCGGCGGCGGGCTGACGGCAGGAATGGACGTGACGTTCGAGACCTCAGGCGACGATGCGTTCTCGGGCTTCTCGCAATTCCATTTCGACACCGGCAACCAGACGCTCTATTACAGCGCCGACGGCACCCAGGGCGCAGCGGTCGCATTGGTCAGCGTCCAGAACGGCGCGCTGCTCAACCAGCACGACATATTGGTCGTGTAG
- a CDS encoding pyridoxal-phosphate-dependent aminotransferase family protein translates to MTVHSGRHFLQIPGPTNVPDRVLRAMDMPTLDHRGPEFAELGFAVLASMQRVFRTKQPVIIFPSSGTGAWEAAMVNVFAPGDKLLMCETGQFAVLWRGIADKFKFDVDFIPSDWRHGADLAEIEKRLVADKQHTIKAVCVVHNETSTGCVTPPLEVRKLLDRVKHPALLMVDTISGLGSMEYEHDAWGIDVSVAGSQKGLMLPPGLGFNAVSEKALAVAKANPGMRSYWDWQEVINFNKLGTFPYTPATNLLYGLREAVKMLEEEGLENVWTRHKRHSAATRAAAKVWGLETQCIDPAAHSPALTGVRVPDGHDADAFRKVVLENFDMSLGTGLNKVKGKVFRIGHIGHFNDLMLMGTLAGVEMGLDLAKIPHRSGGVLAAMDVLKGRDVVPMTKAQVA, encoded by the coding sequence ATGACCGTGCACAGTGGAAGGCATTTCCTACAGATTCCAGGACCGACCAACGTGCCCGACCGGGTACTGCGGGCGATGGACATGCCGACGCTGGACCATCGCGGTCCGGAGTTCGCCGAGCTCGGTTTTGCGGTTCTCGCCTCGATGCAGCGGGTGTTCCGCACCAAGCAGCCCGTGATCATCTTCCCCTCGTCCGGCACCGGCGCCTGGGAAGCGGCGATGGTCAACGTGTTCGCGCCGGGCGACAAGCTCCTGATGTGCGAGACCGGCCAGTTCGCCGTGCTGTGGCGCGGCATCGCCGACAAGTTCAAGTTCGACGTCGACTTTATCCCGAGCGACTGGCGCCACGGCGCCGACCTCGCCGAGATCGAGAAGCGCCTCGTCGCCGACAAGCAGCATACGATCAAGGCGGTCTGCGTCGTGCACAACGAGACCTCGACCGGTTGCGTGACGCCGCCGCTGGAGGTGCGCAAGCTGCTCGACCGCGTCAAGCATCCGGCGTTGCTGATGGTCGACACCATCTCCGGCCTCGGCTCGATGGAATATGAGCACGACGCCTGGGGCATCGACGTCTCGGTTGCGGGCTCGCAGAAGGGCCTGATGCTGCCGCCCGGCCTCGGCTTCAACGCCGTCTCGGAGAAGGCGCTCGCGGTCGCCAAGGCCAACCCCGGCATGCGCTCCTACTGGGACTGGCAGGAAGTCATCAATTTCAACAAGCTCGGCACCTTCCCCTATACGCCCGCCACCAATCTGCTCTACGGCCTGCGCGAAGCGGTCAAGATGCTGGAAGAGGAGGGACTGGAGAACGTCTGGACCCGCCACAAGCGCCACAGCGCCGCAACGCGCGCGGCGGCCAAGGTCTGGGGCCTGGAGACGCAGTGCATCGATCCCGCCGCCCACTCGCCGGCGCTGACCGGGGTGCGCGTGCCTGATGGCCACGACGCCGACGCCTTCCGCAAGGTCGTGCTGGAAAACTTCGACATGTCGCTCGGCACCGGGCTGAACAAGGTCAAGGGCAAGGTGTTCCGCATCGGCCATATCGGCCACTTCAACGATCTGATGCTGATGGGTACGCTCGCCGGCGTCGAGATGGGCCTGGATCTTGCAAAGATCCCGCACCGGAGCGGCGGCGTGTTGGCGGCCATGGACGTCCTGAAGGGACGCGACGTGGTGCCGATGACCAAAGCCCAGGTGGCTTAG